A genomic window from Fibrobacterota bacterium includes:
- a CDS encoding ribosome maturation factor RimP, giving the protein MAEACGLELVDVELFRAGRREVLRIYLHKPGGVTLDECSQVSHQLSSLLETDESFQTPYTLEVSSPGLDRPLKTPQDWARRIGEWVRVHLVEDVEGSKQWIGRLVESDETSALLSPEKGTSDVRIPFRTVQLARVDVRFED; this is encoded by the coding sequence GTGGCTGAAGCCTGCGGGCTTGAGCTAGTCGACGTCGAGCTCTTCCGTGCCGGGCGTAGGGAGGTGCTGCGCATCTACCTGCACAAGCCCGGTGGGGTCACCTTGGACGAATGCTCCCAGGTCAGCCATCAACTTTCCAGCCTTCTCGAAACCGATGAATCTTTTCAGACACCATACACTCTCGAGGTCTCCTCTCCCGGCCTGGACCGTCCGCTCAAGACGCCCCAGGACTGGGCGCGCCGGATCGGCGAGTGGGTGCGTGTCCATCTGGTGGAAGACGTGGAGGGAAGCAAGCAGTGGATCGGTCGTCTCGTCGAATCCGACGAGACTTCGGCCTTGCTCTCTCCCGAAAAAGGCACTTCCGACGTCCGCATCCCATTCCGTACGGTCCAATTGGCCCGTGTCGATGTCCGATTCGAGGATTGA